A single Botrytis cinerea B05.10 chromosome 1, complete sequence DNA region contains:
- the Bchom2 gene encoding Bchom2, producing MATEFPTKRCGVLGCTGSVGQRFILLLAQHPYFKLHAVGASSRSAGKKYKDAVKWKQAFPMTAEIGDLVVKECKASEFADCDIVFSGLDADVAGDIEMEFMKAELAVFSNAKNYRRDPIVPLIVPTVNLPHFDLIPHQRRAHSLKKGFLVCNSNCAVIGIVIPFAAIQKAFGEVDQVSVVTMQAVSGAGYPGVSSMDILDNVVPFISGEEDKLETEAQKILGRVNPEVTGFEDQSELKISAACNRVAVLDGHMACVSLRFKNRDGPKPTAEEVKKAMREYVSEAQTLGCPSAPEPAIAVMEEPDRPQPRLDRNTQNGYTVSVGRVREDDSGIFDLKFVALSHNTVIGAAGSSILNAEAAVLKGYI from the exons ATGGCTACTGAATTCCCTACCAAGCGTTGTG GTGTACTTGGATGCACCGGTTCCGTCGGTCAAAGAttcattctccttcttgCTCAACATCCATATTTTAAACTCCACGCCGTAGGAGCTTCTTCGCGATCAGCAGGAAAGAAGTACAAAGATGCCGTCAAATGGAAACAAGCTTTTCCTATGACCGCCGAGATTGGCGATTTGGTCGTTAAAGAATGCAAAGCAAGCGAGTTTGCGGATTGTGACATTGTGTTCAGTGGATTGGATGCTGATGTTGCTGGTGACATTG AGATGGAATTTATGAAGGCTGAATTGGCCGTCTTCTCCAACGCCAAAAACTACCGCCGCGATCCCATTGTTCCTCTCATCGTCCCTACCGTCAACCTTCCCCATTTCGATCTTATTCCCCACCAACGTCGCGCCCATTCCTTAAAGAAGGGTTTCCTCGTCTGCAACTCCAACTGCGCAGTCATCGGCATAGTCATTCCCTTCGCCGCCATACAAAAGGCTTTCGGAGAAGTCGACCAAGTGAGCGTAGTCACCATGCAAGCCGTTAGCGGTGCTGGTTATCCAGGTGTGAGCAGTATGGATATTCTCGACAACGTTGTTCCATTCATCTCCGGCGAGGAAGACAAATTAGAGACGGAGGCACAGAAGATTCTCGGAAGAGTCAATCCTGAAGTCACTGGATTCGAGGATCAAtcagaattgaagatttcagCGGCTTGCAACAGAGTCGCAGTTCTAGATGGACACATGGCTTGTGTGTCTCTCCGTTTCAAGAACCGCGATGGACCTAAACCTACCGCGGAAGAGGTCAAGAAAGCTATGAGGGAATATGTAAGTGAGGCGCAGACATTGGGATGTCCGTCAGCACCAGAGCCAGCGATTGCCGTCATGGAAGAACCGGATAGACCACAACCAAGATTGGATCGCAATACACAGAATGGTTATACGGTCAGTGTTGGAAGAGTCCGAGAGGATGATAGCGGAATCTTTGATCTCAAATTTGTGGCCTTGAGTCATAACA CGGTTATCGGAGCTGCTGGTTCTTCGATATTGAATGCAGAAGCTGCAGTTCTTAAGGGCTATATCTAA
- the Bcmix17 gene encoding Bcmix17, with protein MPRQGRSGRGSAPSRPTVSAPSRPSPSAQQTRPATTAAYPPRPAGAAPPAAPQAQAGAPQAQGSSGPGLLGQVASTAAGVAIGSSLGHAITGFFGGGSSAPEAAQDNAVASQGQEKNQFGEPNCGFQVKSFTNCMDENQGNMSICNWYLEQLKACQNTASQY; from the exons ATGCCTCGTCAAGGAAGATCAGGAAGGGGAAGCGCCCCATCTCGACCAACTGTCTCGGCCCCAAGCAGACCTTCACCTTCCGCCCAGCAAACCCGGCCAGCAACCACTGCTGCATACCCACCAAGGCCAGCAGGTGCAGCTCCCCCAGCCGCTCCTCAAGCACAAGCAGGCGCTCCACAAGCTCAAGGTTCTTCTGGTCCAGGTTTGCTTGGACAAGTAGCTAGCACTGCAGC AGGTGTCGCCATCGGATCTTCATTAGGTCATGCCATTACAGGTTTCTTCGGCGGTGGATCTAGCGCACCCGAAGCAGCTCAGGACAATGCCGTCGCATCCCAAGGTCAAGAGAAGAACCAATTTGGCGAACCAAACTGTGGCTTCCAGGTCAAGAGCTTTACCAACTGCATGGACGAGAACCAAGGAAACATGTCCATCTGCAACTGGTACTTGGAGCAATTG AAAGCGTGCCAGAACACAGCAAGTCAATATTAA